From the genome of Paracidovorax avenae:
GGATTTGCCTGCGCCGCTCGCACCCACCACGGCCACCCGTTCGCCGGGGGCCAGGCGCAGGTCGATGCCGCGCAATACCGGCGCGCCGGTGGCCGCGCCGCCGGCCTCGACGCCCGCGAGGCAGGCGGCGGCTTCGAGGCCGGAGGCCGCATGGCGGGGACGCGGCGCGCGCTGCTCCGTGGCCGGCCCGGCCCATCGGGGAGCCAGGCGGCGCGCGGCCAGCATGCTGCGGCCGGCCTCCAGTGCGCCCCGGCGCAATGCCTGGAAGGGCTCCAGCGCGGCGAGCGCCGTCAGCAGGGCCAGCGCCGCGAGCGGTGCGCCCAGCGCTCCTGCCCCCGCCAGAGCGCCGGCCGCGAGCAGGACGCCGGCCACGCCCAGGTGCCCGGACACGGCATGGAACCATCCGCAGCGGGTGTCGATGCGATGGAGTTCGTCGTCGGCGCCTGCGAGGCGGGCGTCGGTCCGTGCGATGTCCTGGCACTGCGCCGGCAACTGCCCGGTCATGGCCAGTTCGGTCTGGCCTGCGACGAGGTCGATGGCCTGCGCGCGCAGCCGCTCCATGCCCAGGGCGCGGCGCAGCGCGGCGGCTCGCGCCCGGCGGGCCGCGAGGAGGGCCGCGCCGCCGCCGCACCCCATCAGCCAGGCGAACGCTGCGGCGCCCAGGCGTGCATCCAGGGCGCCCAGTACGCCGGCCGCCAGCAGCGCCGCGCCGAAGGCGGCGGCGGCGGGCACCAGCACGCGCAGGTAGATGGATTCCAGCGCGTCGATGTCCTGTGTGAGCCGAAAGAGCAGGCGCGCCGGACGGCGCAGCAGCGCCTGCGCAGCCTGCGGGCGGGCCCAGCCCCGCAGCAGGCGCTCGCGCAGCGCGGCCAGCACGGCCAGGGTGGCATCGTGGGTCACGATGCGTTCGGCGTACCGGCCCGCGGTGCGCCCCAGCGCCAGCAGGCGGATGCCGGCGCTGGGCATGAACACATTGAATGCCGCGGCGGCACCGCTGGCCAGGCCGGCGAGCGCGGTCGCCGTGATGAACCAGCCGGAGAGGCCGAGCAGGGCCATGCCCGCCAGCACCGTGGCGCACGACAGCGCCGCACCGAGCAGCATCCGGCGGCCGCCTGCTTCCATGAAAAGGCGCAGCACCGCGGCCAGCGCATGGCGGGACCGGGCGTGGGCGTTCATGCGGCCCTCCGGTGCGTGCACGCGGTGTCGATGCATCCGATGTCGATGACGCGGCCGATGCGGGCCGCCAGAGCCCTGTCGTGCGTCGCGACGATGAGCGTGCGGCCGTGTGCCATGTGCGCCAGGGAGTCGGCCACGGCCAGGGCGGTCCCGTGGTCCAGGTGCGCGGTCGGCTCGTCGAGAAGCCACAGGTCGGCCTGCGGCGTCGCGGCAGCGCGGGCCAGAGCCAGCCGGACTGTTTCTCCACCGGACAGCCCCGCTCCGCCTTCCCCCAGCGGGGTTTCCGGCGGCAGGGGGGCTCCCCGCTCCAGGCCGGCACGGCGCAGTGCGGCGGCGACATCGCTGCGCGAGATGTCCTGCCGGTGCAACGCGACGTTGTCATGCAGGGAGCCCGCGAAGACGTGCGGCTTCTGCCCCACCCAGGCCATGCGCCGGCGCAGGGCGGCGGCACTGCCGCCGTCCAGCGGGATGCCATCGATGCGCACCGTCCCGCCGCCCGCCGGGACCAGCCCGGCGATGAGCGACAGCAGGGTGGACTTGCCTGCCCCGCTGGCACCGACGAGCGCCACGTGCTCACCCGCGCCGATGTGCAGGTGCGCTGCTTCGAAGACGGTATTGCCGCCGGGATGCGCGAAGCCCAGCCCTTCGATGTCCACGGCCGGCGGAGGCGGCGCCGCGCTGCCCGGTGCTGCGGCGCAAGCATCCAGTGCGCCGGGCAGGGGCAGGCGCGCGCCGCGCAGTGCGGCGAGCGCCTGCAGCGCGGCCCGGCCAGCGGCCCGGTCGTGCCAGGCGGCCGACAGGTCGCGCAGCGGTTCGAAAAATGCCGGTGCCAGCAGCAGGATGAACAGCCCCTGTCCCAGTCCCAGCGGCCGGCCCCAGGTGCCCACGCCGATCTGGCCCAGCAGGTGGAAGCCGACATACACCGCCACGAAGGCCACCGCGAGCGCCGAGAACAACTCCAGCGAGGCCGAAGACAGGAACGCGATGCGCAGCACACGCATGGTGCGCCGCCGGAGGTCCTCGGCCGAGGCGCGCAGGCGCAGGGCCGTGGCATCCACCGCGCCCAGCGCGCGCAGGGTGCTCAGGCCGCGCAGGCGATCGAGCAGGAAGCCGTTCATTCCTCCGAGCGCCTGCAGCTGTTCCGCGCTGGCCGCCTGGGCACGCCAGCCGATCAGCGCCATGGCTGCCGGAATCAGCGGTGCGGCGGCGACCAGGATCAGTGCGGCAGCCCAGGACACGCCCGCGACGGCCAATGCGATCGCGGCCGGCACGGCCATCACGCGCCAGCGCGCGGGCTCGTAGCGCAGCAGCCACGGCAGCAGGGTGTCGGCCTGCTCGGCGACGGCGCTGGCGGCCAGGCCGGAGGCGGGCCGCCCGCGGTCCAGCGGCGAACTGCCGGCCAGCGCGGCACAGGCCTGACCGCGCAACTGGCTGATGTAGCGCCGCGACGCAGCGAAGATTCTCCGGGCACCCCAGGCTTCGCTGGTGGCGCGCGCGGCACCCAGTGCCGCGTAGGCCGCCGCAGGCCAGGCCACGTCGTGCCAGCCGCCGCCGGTGGCCAGGCGATGCACGGCCCAGGCCAGCAGGG
Proteins encoded in this window:
- a CDS encoding amino acid ABC transporter ATP-binding/permease protein gives rise to the protein MNAHARSRHALAAVLRLFMEAGGRRMLLGAALSCATVLAGMALLGLSGWFITATALAGLASGAAAAFNVFMPSAGIRLLALGRTAGRYAERIVTHDATLAVLAALRERLLRGWARPQAAQALLRRPARLLFRLTQDIDALESIYLRVLVPAAAAFGAALLAAGVLGALDARLGAAAFAWLMGCGGGAALLAARRARAAALRRALGMERLRAQAIDLVAGQTELAMTGQLPAQCQDIARTDARLAGADDELHRIDTRCGWFHAVSGHLGVAGVLLAAGALAGAGALGAPLAALALLTALAALEPFQALRRGALEAGRSMLAARRLAPRWAGPATEQRAPRPRHAASGLEAAACLAGVEAGGAATGAPVLRGIDLRLAPGERVAVVGASGAGKSTLLSLVAGELPARAGTVQARPCTWLTQRTELFQDSIRDNLRLADPAATDDRLWTALQASGLAGDVQQLEHGLDTRLGEGGLGLSGGQARRLALARLLLHPSGFWLLDEPTEGLDGPTACDVLARLDRHAAQKTLLIATHLRREACLADRLVVIEHGRIAAQHQRGTPSFDAALRALRAH
- the cydD gene encoding thiol reductant ABC exporter subunit CydD, with the translated sequence MPHPAAAGTPTAEAPAEPPPPRFDPPPGYRAGAACIAAASLLWLPQAALLAWAVHRLATGGGWHDVAWPAAAYAALGAARATSEAWGARRIFAASRRYISQLRGQACAALAGSSPLDRGRPASGLAASAVAEQADTLLPWLLRYEPARWRVMAVPAAIALAVAGVSWAAALILVAAAPLIPAAMALIGWRAQAASAEQLQALGGMNGFLLDRLRGLSTLRALGAVDATALRLRASAEDLRRRTMRVLRIAFLSSASLELFSALAVAFVAVYVGFHLLGQIGVGTWGRPLGLGQGLFILLLAPAFFEPLRDLSAAWHDRAAGRAALQALAALRGARLPLPGALDACAAAPGSAAPPPPAVDIEGLGFAHPGGNTVFEAAHLHIGAGEHVALVGASGAGKSTLLSLIAGLVPAGGGTVRIDGIPLDGGSAAALRRRMAWVGQKPHVFAGSLHDNVALHRQDISRSDVAAALRRAGLERGAPLPPETPLGEGGAGLSGGETVRLALARAAATPQADLWLLDEPTAHLDHGTALAVADSLAHMAHGRTLIVATHDRALAARIGRVIDIGCIDTACTHRRAA